From a region of the Sporosarcina ureilytica genome:
- a CDS encoding phage holin family protein — MKWFGGILVNAFLFLFLSLIIPSFHVESIGTAILASFILALVNILVRPLLILFTLPATIFTLGLFLFVINAFMLILTQRIVGNGFVIDSFGIALLIAFLMSILNLILNSTVLKRT; from the coding sequence ATGAAATGGTTCGGTGGAATTTTAGTAAATGCTTTTTTATTTCTGTTTCTCTCTTTAATAATTCCTAGTTTTCACGTCGAAAGCATAGGTACAGCTATTTTGGCCAGTTTTATTTTAGCGCTCGTCAATATACTTGTACGGCCTTTGCTTATTTTATTTACATTGCCTGCGACTATCTTCACACTTGGTTTATTTTTATTCGTAATTAATGCTTTCATGTTAATTCTAACACAAAGAATTGTTGGAAATGGGTTTGTCATTGACAGTTTTGGTATCGCATTGCTCATTGCTTTTCTTATGTCCATACTAAATCTTATTTTGAATTCTACCGTGTTAAAAAGGACTTAA